The DNA segment ATCTGTATATTTTGGATCATGCTGCATGGTTTCCGGCCTGCCTAGACTATGCATGAGAACGTAACCAGGCTTATACTGAACGAGCACGTCAATTAAAGAGGGATCAAATCTACAGGCAGATACATCGTTTACAATTACTGCCCCGGCCTCCAAGGCTTCTTTGGCAACCCTGGCTTTGTATGTATCTACCGAAAGTAACGCCTGTGGATATTTAGCTAAAATCTTATTGACTACAGGAATGACCCTTGTAAGTTCCTCCTCTAATTCAACTCGGGGCGAAAAAGGCCTGGTACTTTCACCGCCAACATCTATAATATGTCCTCCCTGGCTTAAAATCTCTTCGGCACGGTTTAAAGCTTTATCAATGGTATTGTATTCCCCCCCATCATAAAATGAATCCGGAGTGACATTTAAAATACCAACAATCAAAAAAGGGGCAGGGTCAACCACCCTACCCCTGCCCACTGACCAGCAAATATCGTTTAGCTGCATTCGCTCAATCATCTAACCTGATTCCTGTGAACCAAATGTTATAATTATTTAGCTTAGAGTGACTAAAGTAAACCAGTCTTTTGTGCACCAAATATAAATTTTAAGGTTACAAAAAACTAACCTTTGCCGCTCTAAGCTCAAATTAGACTAATCTTCATCAATAGCAAAACTTTCTTCTCCTTCCGGATTTTCTTTTTCTTCTTCTCCTTTCTTCTCCCCCCTATTTACCTTTTCTTTTTCTTCTTCAGTCATTGGGGGCAACTCCTCTCCACGCATAATTTTATCCACTTCCTTGCCAGTCAAGGTCTCTCTTTCAAGCAAGGCCAAAGAAATCTTATGCAGGACATCCAGGTTATCGGTGAGCAATTTCTTGGCCCGATCATAAGCTTCCTGGACGATTCTTCTTACTTCGCTGTCGATTAAACGAGCTGTCTCTTCACTATAATCCTTGTGGTGAATGAGATCGCGGCCTAAAAAAACCTCCTGGCCACTATCACCAAAGGCCAGAGGTCCCACGGCATCACTCATGCCCCATTCACAAACCATGCGCCTGGCCATTTTTGTGGCCCGTTCTATATCATTGCCTGCTCCTGTAGTCATCTCATTGAAGACAATTTCCTCAGCAGCCCGACCTCCCAAAAGAACTGCCAGGTTGTTTTCCAAAAAGGTCTTTGAGTAATTGTGCCGATCATCTACAGGTAGCTGCATGGTTATACCCAAAGCACGCCCGCGAGGAATAATAGATACTTTGTGCACAGGATCAGTCTTGGGTAAAAGTTTCGCCACCAGGGTATGTCCTGCTTCATGGTAGGCTGTTGTTTTTCTTTCTTCTTCACTTAAAATTACACTACGCCTTTCCTTACCCATGAGCACCTTATCTTTGGCCTCCTCAAAATCATTCATATCTACCTGATCTTTATTCTTCTTGGCAGCGTGGAGCGCGGCCTCATTGACTAGGTTTTCCAGGTCAGCTCCAGAAAATCCGGGAGTTCCTCTGGCAATGACCTCCAGATCAACATCTTCGGCCAACGGAACGCGTCGGGAGTGGACTTCCAAAATCTTCTTTCGGCCATTCAAATCTGGATTAGGCACGACAACCTGTCGATCAAACCGACCGGGACGCAGCAGGGCAGGATCTAAGACATCCGGTCTGTTGGTGGCTGCGATAAGAATGACTCCTTCATTAGACTCAAACCCGTCCATTTCCACCAGTAATTGGTTCAATGTTTGCTCGCGCTCATCATGTCCGCCACCAAGGCCAGCTCCCCTTTGCCGGCCTACAGCATCAATTTCATCAATAAAGATTAGACAAGGGGCATTCTTTTTACCCTGAATAAACAAATCGCGCACCCTGGCTGCGCCCACACCAACAAACATCTCGACAAAATCCGAACCGGAAATGGAGAAAAAAGGCACGCCAGCTTCCCCGGCCACGGCCCGAGCAAGAAGAGTCTTACCCGTTCCAGGAGGTCCTACCAGCAACACCCCTTTGGGAATACGCCCCCCCAGGCGGGTGAACTTCTTGGGATTACTCAAAAATTCCACCACTTCACTCAGTTCTTCCT comes from the Desulfovulcanus ferrireducens genome and includes:
- the folP gene encoding dihydropteroate synthase; translated protein: MIERMQLNDICWSVGRGRVVDPAPFLIVGILNVTPDSFYDGGEYNTIDKALNRAEEILSQGGHIIDVGGESTRPFSPRVELEEELTRVIPVVNKILAKYPQALLSVDTYKARVAKEALEAGAVIVNDVSACRFDPSLIDVLVQYKPGYVLMHSLGRPETMQHDPKYTDVVDEIKSFFEKYLGKLVKAGLPEENIVLDPGIGFGKLLEHNLDILRRIQEFFYLDRPIYIGLSNKSLWEKLLGLRPEERFVATQVGTALMAHKGVKIHRVHEVKLTADTLKIVSSI
- the ftsH gene encoding ATP-dependent zinc metalloprotease FtsH, producing MNSFSKNLFLWATISLIMVVLFNLFNQPQAPQLKLTYTEMLTKVKQGEVVAVKIQGKKITGLLADDQRFTTYAPDDPSLVSLLVGNNVQVEAQPEEEAPWYVTVFVSWFPMLLLIGVWIFFMRQMQGGGGKALSFGRSKAKMITQEDTKVTFDDVAGVDEAKEELSEVVEFLSNPKKFTRLGGRIPKGVLLVGPPGTGKTLLARAVAGEAGVPFFSISGSDFVEMFVGVGAARVRDLFIQGKKNAPCLIFIDEIDAVGRQRGAGLGGGHDEREQTLNQLLVEMDGFESNEGVILIAATNRPDVLDPALLRPGRFDRQVVVPNPDLNGRKKILEVHSRRVPLAEDVDLEVIARGTPGFSGADLENLVNEAALHAAKKNKDQVDMNDFEEAKDKVLMGKERRSVILSEEERKTTAYHEAGHTLVAKLLPKTDPVHKVSIIPRGRALGITMQLPVDDRHNYSKTFLENNLAVLLGGRAAEEIVFNEMTTGAGNDIERATKMARRMVCEWGMSDAVGPLAFGDSGQEVFLGRDLIHHKDYSEETARLIDSEVRRIVQEAYDRAKKLLTDNLDVLHKISLALLERETLTGKEVDKIMRGEELPPMTEEEKEKVNRGEKKGEEEKENPEGEESFAIDED